The genomic region AACAGATCCGCGAGGCTGATTCCGGCCAAATAAGTACGGATTTGCTCGCTCAACCCCATCCATAATTCATGGGTCAAACAAGGCTGATTGTTTTGACAGTTGCCTTTCCCTCCGCAGCGGGTGGAATCGACGCTTTCATCCACTGCCGTGATAATGTCGGCGATATTGATCTCATCGGAGGAGCGGCTCAATTGATAGCCTCCGCCTGGACCACGGACACCGGTCACCATCCCGGCTCGGCGCAACTTGGAGAACAACTGCTCCAAATAAGACAGGGAAATATCCTGCCGCTTGGCAATGTCGGTCAAGGTCACCGGTTTTTGACCGCTATGATAGGCCAGATCCAGCATGGCGGTGACCGCGTATCGGCCTTTGGTCGTCAATCGCACGGCAAACTCCGAGAGCGTTTTCACTACACTTTATAAGTGAAAACACTATACCCATATCTGAGTAAAACAGTCAACTAATCACCGCCCTCTCCCGGCGGTTGTCCGTTCCGCAATTTACACGCTTCCAAGGGAGGCAGCGACACTTGAGGCGGAGTCACGCCGGCCTTGCGCAAGGCGGCGTTCAATTCCTCGATTTGCCGGTCCAGTGCTTGGACATGCTCGAGCATGTGATTGATGGCATACGCCACGGGATCGGACATGTCCGGCGTCAAGCCATAAGCATCGAAACCCAATTGTTTGGCGATAGCCGCTTTATGGGCCGCCGATGCCTTGCGGTCGGCACTGACCACGTGGG from Methylohalobius crimeensis 10Ki harbors:
- the iscR gene encoding Fe-S cluster assembly transcriptional regulator IscR: MRLTTKGRYAVTAMLDLAYHSGQKPVTLTDIAKRQDISLSYLEQLFSKLRRAGMVTGVRGPGGGYQLSRSSDEINIADIITAVDESVDSTRCGGKGNCQNNQPCLTHELWMGLSEQIRTYLAGISLADLLSRRTIQSVANRQDQEIQMMALQEKRP